In the Natronogracilivirga saccharolytica genome, one interval contains:
- a CDS encoding sigma-70 family RNA polymerase sigma factor, translating into MPEKQTATESSRKDRVLVDAALSGDQQAYHKLVDKYQRALYYHILKLVRNRDVVDDLVQEAFSKAFDCLDTYNRSYAFSTWIYRIATNHTIDYLRKKKLQTLSIDEPVQGKDGEMKIEIADEGSQSDREIIRKQRKEMVRSAIESLPEKYRIVVRMRHMQEMSYEEISEELDLPLGTVKAHIFRARELLNKHLKDRLTAY; encoded by the coding sequence GTGCCTGAAAAACAAACCGCAACTGAAAGCAGCCGCAAGGACAGGGTTTTGGTAGATGCCGCCCTGTCCGGCGATCAACAGGCGTATCACAAGCTGGTCGACAAATATCAGCGGGCACTGTATTACCATATCCTGAAACTGGTGCGAAACCGTGATGTGGTTGATGATCTTGTTCAGGAAGCGTTCAGTAAAGCGTTTGACTGCCTGGACACATACAACCGGAGTTATGCTTTTTCAACCTGGATTTATCGCATTGCAACCAATCACACAATTGACTACTTGCGGAAAAAGAAGCTTCAGACCCTGTCGATTGATGAGCCGGTGCAGGGGAAAGACGGTGAGATGAAAATCGAGATTGCCGATGAAGGCAGTCAGTCTGACCGTGAGATTATCAGAAAGCAGCGAAAGGAGATGGTCAGATCGGCAATAGAGAGCTTGCCGGAAAAGTACCGTATTGTCGTACGGATGCGGCATATGCAGGAAATGAGCTACGAAGAGATATCAGAGGAGCTCGATCTCCCGCTCGGTACAGTTAAAGCTCATATTTTCCGTGCCCGCGAGCTGCTGAACAAGCATTTGAAAGACAGGCTAACGGCATATTGA
- a CDS encoding alkaline phosphatase produces MKRNKSSKNGSFSRRDFLKTGALSGMMLGSGAILKGCSSENGRAQPGDAKNIIFMVSDGMSNGTLTAADHILRRHYDRTSNWISLYEQNRVSRGLMDMASGSSIVTDSAAAASSWGCGQRLVNGRVNMTEEEEPLRTILQIFRDAGKATGLATTTTITHATPAGFGANVMNRGDQETIAEQYLENRYDVLLGGGNMFYSSEHRDDGRDLYSEYEEEGYKVVRKKDDMKAYDGNGKLLGIFYDGHLPYTLDHINTEEYKRDIPTLAEMTETSIKHLSRNTNGFILQVEGGRVDHAAHGNDAAGLIYDQIAFDDAIGAALEFAENRDDTLVIITTDHGNANPGLNGVGSGYSESEPRFDRIAEFRHTNNWFLPQLDENSSISEIRELVEHATKIEIRRDEAEILRQAYADDYENLHRMMSRPWPVMGQILANYLAFNWIGTSHTADYVELAALGPGSDRIGPITKNTDMFDLMIEMAGVQEYQEG; encoded by the coding sequence ATGAAAAGAAACAAATCGAGTAAAAACGGATCTTTCTCACGCAGGGACTTTCTGAAAACAGGTGCCCTTTCCGGTATGATGCTTGGATCAGGTGCCATTTTAAAAGGTTGCTCCTCTGAAAATGGAAGAGCACAACCCGGCGATGCAAAAAATATCATATTCATGGTCAGTGACGGAATGAGCAACGGAACGCTGACTGCCGCCGATCACATCCTGCGCAGACATTACGACCGCACTTCAAACTGGATATCACTTTACGAACAGAACCGGGTCAGCCGGGGGCTGATGGATATGGCATCCGGTTCTTCCATAGTGACCGACTCAGCAGCGGCAGCCAGTTCATGGGGATGCGGCCAGCGCCTGGTAAACGGCCGTGTCAATATGACCGAAGAGGAGGAGCCGCTCAGGACCATCCTCCAGATTTTCAGGGATGCCGGCAAAGCTACAGGACTTGCCACTACTACAACCATTACCCACGCCACACCTGCCGGATTCGGTGCCAATGTCATGAACCGCGGTGATCAGGAGACCATTGCCGAACAGTATCTTGAAAACCGGTATGATGTTCTTCTCGGTGGCGGCAATATGTTTTACAGTTCCGAACACCGTGATGATGGGCGCGACTTGTATTCTGAATATGAAGAGGAAGGATACAAGGTGGTCCGAAAAAAAGATGATATGAAGGCTTATGACGGAAACGGGAAACTTCTTGGAATTTTCTACGACGGTCATTTGCCCTATACGCTGGATCACATCAACACCGAAGAGTACAAGCGCGATATACCCACTCTCGCCGAGATGACCGAGACCTCGATAAAGCATCTGTCCCGAAATACAAACGGGTTCATCCTTCAGGTCGAAGGCGGCAGAGTCGATCATGCGGCACACGGAAACGATGCAGCCGGACTCATATACGATCAGATTGCATTTGACGATGCCATCGGAGCCGCCCTGGAGTTCGCAGAAAATCGTGATGATACGCTTGTCATCATTACTACAGACCATGGAAATGCCAATCCCGGCCTTAATGGTGTAGGATCAGGTTACTCCGAAAGTGAACCGCGGTTTGACCGTATCGCCGAATTTCGTCATACCAACAACTGGTTCCTGCCTCAGCTTGATGAGAACAGCTCCATCAGCGAAATCAGAGAACTTGTTGAGCATGCCACAAAAATTGAGATCAGACGGGACGAAGCGGAAATCCTTCGCCAGGCTTACGCCGATGATTATGAAAATCTTCACAGAATGATGAGCCGGCCCTGGCCCGTGATGGGGCAAATTCTTGCCAACTATCTGGCCTTCAACTGGATAGGAACTTCACACACAGCTGATTATGTTGAGCTTGCTGCTCTCGGACCGGGAAGTGACCGCATCGGACCAATCACAAAAAATACCGATATGTTCGATCTGATGATCGAAATGGCCGGTGTTCAGGAATACCAGGAAGGCTGA
- a CDS encoding Sec-independent protein translocase subunit TatA/TatB, giving the protein MGSFGGIEWLVIILVVLLLFGAKKIPELARGLGQGLTEFRKASSDIRKEIEKGSQEPTAQERAEKKQEQQESTKKEKQPASDEKPES; this is encoded by the coding sequence ATGGGATCATTTGGCGGAATTGAATGGCTGGTTATAATACTTGTTGTTTTGCTCCTCTTCGGAGCCAAGAAAATTCCTGAACTTGCGCGGGGACTCGGCCAGGGACTGACTGAGTTTCGGAAAGCTTCTTCCGACATCCGGAAAGAGATCGAAAAAGGCTCACAGGAGCCGACAGCGCAGGAACGGGCGGAAAAAAAGCAGGAACAACAGGAGAGTACAAAAAAGGAAAAGCAGCCTGCTTCGGATGAGAAACCCGAAAGCTGA
- the prmA gene encoding 50S ribosomal protein L11 methyltransferase, whose product MNRTFLRLQFRIPEEHQEAVIARLTDFGFYGFEQEDDTVAAWTEADPFSRQSQTDFDRWLEAESLCTLIGRETHAERNWNEEWEQSIRPQTVGKFYIHPAWADEPNPQGTIPLVIDPKMSFGTGYHETTRLLLHMLPSFVKPGDRVLDMGSGTGILAIAALKLGAAHAVCVDVDAWCFDNAGENARRNGVEDVMDIRIGSAEQMGADEKFDIVLANINRNVLLDLAGELGGMTKPGGCLLISGIVRDDEQSVLSHPDYSQLSIEDTKAENEWYAIGLRKPEQNL is encoded by the coding sequence ATGAACAGGACATTTCTCAGACTGCAGTTTCGCATTCCGGAAGAGCATCAGGAAGCGGTCATAGCCCGCCTCACCGACTTCGGGTTTTACGGTTTCGAGCAGGAGGATGATACGGTTGCCGCATGGACGGAAGCGGATCCCTTTTCCCGGCAGAGCCAGACTGACTTTGACCGCTGGCTTGAAGCTGAAAGCTTATGCACATTGATAGGCAGGGAAACTCATGCCGAGCGTAACTGGAATGAAGAGTGGGAGCAGTCCATTCGTCCGCAAACCGTCGGAAAATTTTACATTCATCCGGCCTGGGCGGATGAGCCGAATCCCCAAGGAACCATTCCGCTTGTCATCGACCCCAAAATGTCATTCGGCACGGGATATCATGAAACAACGCGTTTGCTGCTGCACATGCTGCCGTCATTTGTAAAGCCGGGCGACCGGGTGCTGGATATGGGATCAGGGACCGGCATACTCGCTATTGCAGCGCTAAAGCTGGGTGCCGCTCATGCCGTTTGCGTGGATGTGGATGCCTGGTGCTTTGATAATGCCGGTGAAAATGCGAGGCGAAATGGTGTTGAAGATGTGATGGATATCCGGATCGGTTCCGCTGAGCAGATGGGAGCGGATGAAAAATTTGATATTGTACTGGCCAATATTAACCGCAATGTCCTGCTGGATCTGGCCGGTGAGCTTGGCGGGATGACGAAACCAGGCGGTTGCCTGCTGATATCGGGCATTGTCCGGGATGATGAGCAGTCTGTTCTGTCCCATCCGGATTATTCGCAGCTTTCAATTGAGGATACAAAAGCAGAAAATGAATGGTATGCCATTGGTTTGAGGAAACCGGAACAGAATCTGTAA
- a CDS encoding DUF2795 domain-containing protein: MIWTVELAATLEDAPWPATRNELIEWAERNGCPQQVIDNLYELDEEDDTPYESIEEIWPDYIMKEDFFHGEEDEGFDYDDV, translated from the coding sequence ATGATTTGGACCGTCGAACTCGCTGCAACTCTTGAAGATGCACCATGGCCTGCTACCCGGAACGAGCTCATTGAGTGGGCTGAAAGAAACGGTTGTCCGCAGCAGGTAATAGACAACCTGTACGAACTTGATGAGGAAGACGACACACCTTATGAGAGTATTGAAGAGATCTGGCCTGACTACATCATGAAGGAGGATTTCTTCCATGGCGAAGAAGATGAAGGATTTGACTATGACGACGTGTAA
- a CDS encoding amidase family protein, giving the protein MNDNTIRGIRDKFSSGDASLSEVVNGYLSVISRKNQEINAFTSVHADEAAERAEVIGKKIKEGTAGPLAGTVIGIKEVLCQKGYPATCASRMLENYEAVYDATVVRRLMEQDAVIVGRLNMDEFAMGSSTENTIHGPAKNPHNANKVTGGSSGGSAAAVAADMCSATLGTDTGGSIRQPASYCGVVGLKPSYGRVSRYGLIAYASSFDSIGPLTHNVSDAATILKAIAGHDPSDATSSSRPVPDYPALLENPEPAIKIGIPDEYFGDGLDPVIRERVMDTARNMEKKGAELVSISLPHLKYAIATYYILATAEASSNLARFDGIRYGHRADIQEVRKELKNEEEAIRQSLGTNGNGKSGREKLDKALLAMDSPMIRLYKKSRTEGFGTEVKRRIMLGTYVLSAGYYDAYYGKAQRIRRLIKQDFQDVFSKVDVIISPTAPTTAFDLGSKVNDPLQMYLNDIYTISANLAGICGINVPAGLHSDDGLPIGVQFMADAFDEPGLLNAARIAEQALAG; this is encoded by the coding sequence TTGAACGATAACACAATCCGGGGTATCCGTGACAAGTTTTCCTCAGGAGATGCTTCTCTCAGTGAAGTTGTAAATGGATACCTTTCAGTAATTTCTAGAAAAAATCAGGAAATAAACGCTTTTACTTCGGTCCATGCTGATGAAGCCGCGGAAAGGGCGGAAGTCATCGGGAAAAAAATCAAGGAAGGCACGGCCGGACCACTGGCCGGAACGGTAATCGGCATCAAGGAGGTGCTTTGCCAGAAAGGCTATCCTGCCACCTGCGCTTCCAGAATGCTGGAAAACTACGAAGCGGTTTATGATGCAACGGTTGTCAGGCGCCTGATGGAGCAGGATGCCGTCATCGTAGGGCGGCTCAACATGGATGAGTTTGCCATGGGGTCTTCGACAGAAAATACGATTCACGGCCCTGCAAAAAACCCCCATAATGCGAATAAAGTGACCGGTGGATCCAGTGGCGGAAGTGCAGCTGCAGTAGCCGCTGATATGTGCAGTGCCACGCTGGGCACGGACACCGGAGGGTCTATCCGCCAGCCGGCATCTTATTGCGGGGTGGTTGGACTCAAGCCATCCTACGGACGCGTGTCACGGTACGGATTGATTGCCTATGCATCATCGTTTGACAGTATCGGTCCGTTAACCCACAACGTATCAGATGCAGCCACGATTCTGAAAGCTATTGCCGGGCACGACCCCTCAGATGCAACATCATCATCACGACCTGTCCCTGACTATCCGGCTTTGCTTGAAAATCCCGAGCCGGCAATCAAAATCGGCATACCGGATGAGTATTTCGGAGACGGGCTTGATCCGGTTATCCGGGAGCGGGTTATGGATACCGCGCGGAATATGGAGAAAAAGGGTGCGGAACTGGTTTCCATCTCTTTGCCTCACCTGAAATATGCCATTGCCACCTATTACATTCTGGCAACTGCTGAGGCATCGAGCAACCTCGCCCGGTTTGACGGTATCAGATATGGCCACAGGGCGGATATTCAGGAGGTCCGAAAGGAGCTGAAAAATGAAGAGGAAGCCATCAGGCAGTCTCTTGGAACCAACGGCAACGGTAAATCCGGCAGGGAAAAGCTGGACAAGGCGCTGCTGGCCATGGACAGCCCAATGATCCGTTTATACAAAAAAAGCCGCACAGAAGGGTTCGGAACCGAGGTGAAACGGCGCATCATGCTCGGAACATATGTACTGAGCGCCGGTTACTACGATGCCTATTACGGAAAGGCTCAGCGCATCCGGCGTCTTATAAAACAGGATTTCCAGGATGTCTTTTCAAAAGTTGACGTGATTATCTCACCGACAGCGCCTACAACCGCATTTGATCTGGGTTCAAAGGTCAATGATCCTTTGCAGATGTATTTAAACGACATCTACACGATATCAGCCAATCTGGCTGGAATCTGCGGAATTAACGTACCGGCCGGTTTGCATTCTGACGACGGTCTTCCCATTGGTGTTCAGTTCATGGCCGATGCTTTTGATGAACCCGGTTTGCTTAATGCTGCCAGGATTGCGGAACAGGCACTTGCAGGATAA
- the htpX gene encoding zinc metalloprotease HtpX codes for MKNSMRTVFLMALVGALFLLVGNVLGGQGGMVIAFIFAMLMNFFSYWYSDKMVLKMYRAKEVTRENAPQFYGMVEDLARRADLPMPKVYIIPQQQPNAFATGRNPQNAAVAATQGILQSLNERELRGVMAHELAHIKNRDILTQTIVTAFVSAITMISQFAIFLPIGRGGGDGPNPIVLLLTLILAPLAAGMLQAAISRTREFEADRVGAEICGSAESLANALKKIQASVQQMPMQASETAQRSTAHMFPVNPFSARGMSKLFSTHPDTGLRIRKLMNMEKTGVYS; via the coding sequence ATTAAGAACTCGATGCGCACCGTCTTTCTGATGGCTCTCGTTGGTGCGCTGTTCTTGCTGGTTGGCAATGTACTTGGCGGACAGGGCGGGATGGTGATCGCATTCATCTTTGCCATGCTGATGAACTTCTTCAGTTACTGGTATTCCGACAAGATGGTGCTGAAGATGTATCGTGCAAAGGAGGTTACACGGGAAAATGCTCCCCAGTTTTATGGCATGGTTGAGGATCTTGCCCGACGAGCTGATCTGCCCATGCCTAAAGTCTATATCATCCCGCAGCAGCAGCCCAATGCGTTCGCCACCGGCAGAAACCCGCAAAATGCAGCAGTTGCCGCAACACAGGGCATATTGCAAAGTTTGAATGAGCGGGAGTTGCGCGGCGTTATGGCACACGAGCTGGCTCATATAAAAAACAGGGATATCCTGACACAAACGATAGTGACAGCTTTTGTGAGTGCAATTACCATGATTTCGCAGTTTGCAATATTTCTTCCCATCGGTCGCGGAGGCGGAGACGGACCCAACCCGATTGTATTGCTGCTTACACTGATTCTTGCGCCACTTGCGGCCGGGATGCTGCAGGCAGCCATATCGCGGACACGCGAATTTGAGGCTGACCGAGTCGGCGCCGAGATTTGCGGGAGTGCGGAAAGTCTTGCAAATGCATTGAAAAAAATTCAGGCCTCGGTTCAGCAGATGCCAATGCAGGCATCCGAAACCGCACAAAGATCAACGGCGCACATGTTCCCGGTCAATCCCTTTTCTGCCAGGGGAATGAGCAAGCTGTTCTCGACTCATCCCGACACCGGATTGCGTATCCGGAAATTAATGAATATGGAAAAAACGGGTGTTTACTCGTAA
- a CDS encoding BamA/TamA family outer membrane protein: protein MLSTAYALHQEASAAALVTEKTESLDETEYLDEEDRRIRRVRFIGNESFSNGELRSIVRTRPNRQFLGIPGLTIWYQLNRISSRLGESAALLDHRVLERDIERLNNFYESRGFRNAEIDTNLTMFDRDRIEVSFIIREGEQSKIRDIYFSGMPEMGSDSDLFAFFKNSDLVSEAISDTSFHSNTPFTYEKVAEERNRIISYLRNHGYASVNRDSVYAVVREDNENELELDLMFRIFHGRTYRFGDVHIDLSGPDGEFDNVRYDTLQGEPYTEEPYKIIIRVDENAKTRSRLLANQILFKPGTIYNNSLYRNSVNQFQNLGMLAVNQFSHTEDGSLPDYSRDVLPVYVRMQTLPKHRIQMDFFGMRRLGFGAGAGVRYINNNLFRGAENFEVGVQGNFELVGGTLLNSTELSTAYTVQRLNFPFRALDQTPFFLNASTRYRLSWAQSRQENFTINANFRFNNQFEVRHRPQMASLFDLIELDWLDASATADFERNLRDRFDDIIVERILEDFNPQFSSIVRYTFRYANTDLIKRNFGFFSESSIEVGGTIPYLMDRLIFDPGEIKGNVPSLSLSDSTLTYSQFLRVSLDYRNYTPVLENGVFAWRAFAGYAYSFGENEQIPLNRRFFAGGSNDIRGWPPLRLGPADLDASEGEVPINGGDIKIAGFLEYRHTIFHNFLNTDWGIAGFTDFGNIWYGARSPFDEGKFRLDQFYEQIAVGSGFGVRFDWDYLVFRIDVAYRIHDLQRGWFNNSSPYWHFGIGHSF from the coding sequence TTGCTCAGCACGGCCTATGCCCTGCATCAGGAAGCATCTGCGGCTGCCCTTGTTACTGAAAAGACTGAGTCTCTTGATGAAACGGAGTATTTAGATGAAGAGGACCGGCGCATCAGAAGGGTACGCTTTATAGGCAATGAATCTTTCAGTAATGGTGAACTCCGGTCGATTGTCCGAACCAGACCAAACCGTCAGTTCCTTGGTATTCCCGGCCTGACAATCTGGTACCAGCTCAACCGGATTTCCAGTCGTCTCGGCGAGTCGGCCGCCCTTCTGGATCATCGTGTCCTTGAAAGAGATATCGAAAGGCTGAACAATTTCTATGAGTCGAGGGGTTTCCGGAATGCAGAAATCGACACCAATCTGACGATGTTTGACCGGGACCGCATTGAAGTATCTTTTATTATCAGGGAAGGTGAGCAGTCAAAAATCCGCGACATTTATTTCAGCGGCATGCCGGAAATGGGTTCAGACAGCGATCTGTTTGCATTTTTTAAAAACAGCGACCTTGTATCCGAAGCCATATCCGACACTTCTTTCCATTCCAACACTCCTTTCACCTATGAAAAGGTCGCTGAGGAACGCAACCGGATTATCAGCTATCTGCGGAATCACGGATATGCATCCGTAAACCGAGACTCGGTTTACGCTGTTGTTCGTGAAGACAATGAAAACGAGCTTGAACTCGACCTGATGTTCCGGATATTCCACGGCAGGACGTACCGGTTCGGGGATGTCCACATTGACCTCAGCGGACCGGACGGAGAGTTTGACAATGTGCGCTACGACACGCTGCAGGGGGAGCCGTATACCGAAGAGCCCTACAAAATAATCATCAGGGTGGATGAAAACGCAAAAACAAGATCCAGGCTGCTTGCCAACCAGATTTTGTTCAAACCCGGAACCATTTACAACAACAGCTTGTACCGAAATTCGGTCAATCAGTTTCAGAATCTGGGCATGCTTGCAGTAAATCAATTCAGCCACACAGAGGACGGGTCCCTGCCCGATTACTCCAGGGATGTGCTTCCGGTATATGTCAGGATGCAGACACTGCCCAAACACCGCATCCAAATGGACTTTTTCGGTATGAGAAGACTTGGTTTCGGAGCCGGGGCCGGTGTCCGGTATATCAACAACAACCTGTTTCGGGGTGCGGAAAACTTTGAGGTTGGCGTTCAGGGCAACTTCGAACTCGTTGGCGGCACCTTGCTGAACAGCACCGAGCTCAGTACCGCTTATACTGTGCAGCGACTCAATTTTCCGTTCCGGGCTCTCGACCAGACTCCGTTTTTTCTTAACGCCAGTACCCGTTATCGTCTCAGCTGGGCGCAAAGCCGTCAGGAAAATTTCACCATAAATGCCAATTTCCGCTTCAATAATCAGTTTGAGGTACGCCACCGGCCTCAGATGGCAAGTCTGTTTGACCTCATTGAGCTTGACTGGCTGGATGCCTCTGCTACCGCCGATTTTGAGCGAAACCTGCGTGACCGCTTTGACGATATCATTGTTGAACGCATACTTGAAGACTTCAACCCCCAGTTCAGTTCAATTGTCAGATATACCTTCCGCTATGCCAATACGGATCTGATCAAACGGAATTTCGGATTTTTCAGCGAATCATCCATAGAAGTGGGTGGCACCATTCCCTACCTGATGGACCGGCTCATCTTCGACCCGGGTGAAATCAAGGGAAATGTCCCCTCTCTGAGTCTCAGCGACAGTACTCTTACCTACAGCCAGTTCCTCAGAGTCTCTCTGGATTACAGGAATTATACCCCGGTACTTGAAAACGGAGTGTTTGCATGGCGTGCTTTTGCAGGTTATGCCTACTCTTTTGGCGAAAATGAACAGATACCCCTTAACCGCCGGTTTTTCGCCGGTGGAAGTAATGATATCCGGGGCTGGCCCCCGCTGCGGCTGGGTCCGGCAGATCTTGATGCTTCGGAGGGAGAAGTACCCATTAACGGTGGCGACATCAAAATTGCCGGGTTTCTGGAATACCGCCATACCATCTTTCATAATTTTTTAAATACCGACTGGGGCATTGCCGGTTTTACCGATTTCGGAAATATCTGGTACGGCGCCCGCAGCCCGTTTGATGAAGGCAAATTCCGGCTCGACCAATTCTATGAACAAATTGCCGTGGGTTCCGGCTTTGGCGTCCGGTTTGACTGGGATTATCTGGTTTTCCGTATCGATGTGGCCTATCGCATTCATGATCTGCAGCGGGGATGGTTCAACAACTCCAGCCCCTACTGGCATTTCGGGATCGGCCATTCCTTTTAG
- the queG gene encoding tRNA epoxyqueuosine(34) reductase QueG: MTGIAQNISKRTELVRQEAHRLGFDGVGFARARRLEREESRLEQWLKEGRHGSMQWMENHFDKRVDPRKLVPGARSVVSVMISYHQPDLVREQLSSDQPKISKYAAGDDYHKVVKEKLFELFAFTESVTGKVEGRVFVDTAPVLDKAWAVEAGIGWLGKHTNVLSREWGSWYFLGEMILDAEFDYDEPVADHCGSCTRCIDACPTDAIYEPYKMDGSKCISYFTIELRDEIPEEYHRQMGEWIFGCDICQDVCPWNSKARRGSEERLFARPESADKDIDYWEELNLQEYRELFRKSTVKRAKFDGLKRNIRIAAENVRSRDMTFVNVAGKLKKKQK, translated from the coding sequence ATGACCGGAATAGCCCAGAATATTTCAAAACGCACCGAGCTGGTAAGGCAGGAAGCACATCGGCTTGGTTTCGACGGGGTCGGATTCGCGCGGGCACGCCGCCTCGAGAGGGAAGAGTCCCGTCTGGAACAGTGGCTGAAAGAAGGCCGGCACGGATCGATGCAATGGATGGAGAACCACTTCGACAAACGCGTTGATCCACGCAAACTGGTTCCCGGTGCGCGCTCAGTCGTTTCGGTTATGATCAGCTATCACCAACCCGATCTTGTCAGGGAACAGTTGTCCTCAGATCAACCCAAAATTTCAAAATACGCAGCCGGTGATGATTATCACAAAGTTGTGAAGGAAAAACTGTTTGAGCTGTTTGCTTTCACGGAATCCGTTACGGGTAAAGTGGAGGGACGTGTCTTTGTGGATACGGCTCCGGTACTGGACAAGGCCTGGGCTGTGGAGGCTGGAATCGGCTGGCTTGGAAAACACACCAACGTGCTCAGCAGGGAGTGGGGGTCATGGTATTTTCTGGGTGAAATGATCCTGGACGCGGAGTTTGATTATGATGAACCTGTCGCGGACCACTGCGGTTCATGCACCCGCTGTATCGATGCATGTCCTACCGATGCCATTTACGAACCATACAAAATGGACGGCAGCAAGTGCATCTCCTATTTCACCATTGAACTGCGCGACGAGATCCCGGAAGAGTACCACAGACAGATGGGGGAGTGGATTTTCGGTTGTGACATTTGCCAGGATGTGTGTCCCTGGAACAGTAAAGCCCGAAGAGGTTCGGAGGAGCGGTTGTTTGCCCGCCCGGAAAGTGCCGATAAAGACATAGATTACTGGGAGGAGCTGAACCTTCAGGAGTATCGGGAGCTCTTCCGGAAAAGCACTGTCAAACGTGCCAAGTTCGACGGACTGAAACGAAATATTCGTATCGCCGCAGAAAACGTCAGAAGCCGCGACATGACATTCGTCAATGTTGCCGGCAAACTGAAAAAGAAGCAAAAATGA
- a CDS encoding single-stranded DNA-binding protein, which translates to MGSLNKAMIIGRLGADPEVRYTQNNTAVANMSVATSDRYKDGNGEWQERTEWHRVVAWGRLAEVCQQYLKKGSQVYFEGPIQTRSWEDKEGQKQYTTEIKALGMQMLDSRGADQNENMGDSSQSGSQAKTETAHSEVSDVDDDLPF; encoded by the coding sequence ATGGGATCACTGAATAAAGCAATGATAATCGGCCGCCTCGGAGCAGATCCGGAAGTCCGTTATACACAAAACAATACCGCAGTAGCCAACATGAGCGTGGCTACCAGTGACCGTTACAAAGACGGCAATGGTGAATGGCAGGAGAGAACCGAATGGCACCGGGTGGTAGCCTGGGGCAGACTTGCTGAAGTGTGTCAGCAATATTTGAAAAAAGGGTCACAGGTCTATTTTGAGGGGCCAATACAGACCCGTTCATGGGAAGACAAGGAAGGCCAGAAACAGTATACAACGGAGATCAAGGCACTTGGTATGCAGATGCTGGATAGCCGGGGAGCAGACCAGAATGAGAATATGGGCGACTCCTCACAGTCCGGAAGTCAGGCAAAAACCGAGACTGCACACAGTGAAGTCTCTGATGTAGATGATGATCTTCCGTTCTGA